In Comamonas koreensis, the genomic stretch GAAATCGACGCGTTCTCGCAAGAATGCATCGACAAGACCCTGGCTGAGCTGCAAGGCGAGCAAGACGGCGTCAAGCACCTGCTGTAATCCAAGGCCGATCCGCATGCTTGCATGGAATGCCCAGCTCTACAGCCGGTTCGAGGACGAGCGCACGCGCCCGGCCGCCGAACTGCTGGCGCGCGTGGCCCTGCCCAGCGATACCGCCTATGTGGTGGATCTGGGTTGCGGGCCGGGCAATTCCACCGAGCTGCTGGCCCAGCGCTTCGTGCAGGCACGGGTGCTGGGTATCGACCAGTCGCAAGACATGCTGGCCGCTGCGCGCCAGCGTCTTGCGCAGGTGCATTTTGAGCAGGGCGACATCGCCCACTGGCAGGCTCCACTGCACAACGGTCGTTTGCCCGACCTGATTTTTGCCAATGCGGCCCTGCAATGGGTGCCGGGCCACGCGCAGCTGCTGCCCCGCTTGATGGGCATGTTGGCCCCCGGTGGTGTGCTGGCCGTGCAGATGCCCGACAACCGCGATGAGCCCACCCACCGCCTGATGCGTGAGGTGGCAGCGCTGCAGCCCTGGGCTGCAGAAATCGGCGATCCGCATGCCTTGCGCACGGATTTGCTGTCTTTGAATGATTACTACGATGTGTTGGCCCGTGGTGCGCAGGTGGATGCCTGGCGTACGGCGTACCAGCACCCAATGGACAGTGCGGAGGCGATTGTCCAATGGGTTCGTGGCACGGGTCTGAGACCCTTTCTCCAGCCTCTGCGTGCCGAGTTGCAAACCAGCTTTGTGGCCGAGTACACCCGCCGCATCGATGCCGCCTACGGCCTGCGCAGCGATGGCCAGCGCCTGCTGGCCTTTCCCCGCTTGTTTTTGGTGGCCAAGCGCCCCATCTGACGATTAGTAGCCATGAGTGTCTCCGCCATCCATCCCGCACAGGTACTGCTGGGCGCCCAGTCTGGGGCCCTGGCACTGCCGGTCTGCGACCACTACAGCGGTGTGGAAGACCGCATGCGCAAAAGCCTGGCCTTGCAGGCACAGATGATGCAAGAGTTTGGCCGCTGCGTGTTCGATGTGACCTTGGACTGCGAAGACGGCGCGGCCGTCGGCCAGGAAAAGGCCCATGCCCGGCTGGTTGCGTCGCTGGCCAAGAACGCCGCGCCCGGCGCCCGGGTTGCT encodes the following:
- the tam gene encoding trans-aconitate 2-methyltransferase, whose translation is MLAWNAQLYSRFEDERTRPAAELLARVALPSDTAYVVDLGCGPGNSTELLAQRFVQARVLGIDQSQDMLAAARQRLAQVHFEQGDIAHWQAPLHNGRLPDLIFANAALQWVPGHAQLLPRLMGMLAPGGVLAVQMPDNRDEPTHRLMREVAALQPWAAEIGDPHALRTDLLSLNDYYDVLARGAQVDAWRTAYQHPMDSAEAIVQWVRGTGLRPFLQPLRAELQTSFVAEYTRRIDAAYGLRSDGQRLLAFPRLFLVAKRPI